One window of Dyadobacter sandarakinus genomic DNA carries:
- a CDS encoding TolC family protein: MKRTLFLFLLIFPILGPPATAQMLSMEEAVESTINHYPTLAAQRSALEAFRANLQVLRDNRLPNVRLHDQVNMGTANGLSGSYFSLGLIVPTAGGRRPDNSAELASGNIALATADWEAYNFGRFEAENKLARADIAVGESGLEREQFNLRQVVINTYLDLVWLGQNLKIEQQNLARVDTARRIINNLVFNGIRPGLDSSLAAVELSRARLSYYQLQEEYRRANVQLATLTGRPINEMQIDTVFNARLLLGEPLPSDVQSGHPLLRYRDNLLTRQNAEIDLIRKSALPRVSLLTSVWARGTSLDIDNNFGPLGRGFGYSRSNFLVGVAATVNLTDFKRAKTRTNQQQWRVREATSLLNVEKLQLQNTVTMADSVMATIRLALQELPVTLRSANAAYQQRLSLYNNGIENILALTDALQLLTRTERQVIEVQRRAVSARLQKAYATSDFDPFFQLFRRP, encoded by the coding sequence ATGAAACGTACCCTGTTCTTATTCCTGCTGATTTTCCCGATCCTCGGCCCGCCTGCCACAGCGCAAATGCTGAGCATGGAAGAGGCGGTGGAATCCACCATTAACCATTACCCCACGCTGGCCGCACAACGGTCGGCCCTCGAAGCATTTCGTGCCAACCTGCAGGTGCTGCGCGACAACCGCCTGCCCAATGTGCGCCTGCACGATCAGGTGAATATGGGTACCGCCAATGGTCTTTCCGGTTCTTATTTTTCACTGGGACTTATTGTACCAACTGCCGGAGGTCGTCGGCCGGATAACAGTGCGGAACTGGCTTCGGGCAACATTGCACTGGCCACTGCCGACTGGGAAGCGTACAATTTCGGCCGGTTCGAGGCAGAGAATAAGCTGGCGCGCGCCGACATCGCTGTGGGTGAATCAGGCCTGGAACGCGAGCAGTTTAATTTAAGACAGGTGGTGATCAACACTTACCTGGACTTGGTGTGGCTGGGACAAAATCTGAAAATAGAGCAGCAAAACCTGGCCCGTGTGGATACGGCGCGCAGGATTATTAATAACCTCGTGTTTAATGGAATCCGCCCCGGACTCGATTCGTCGCTGGCGGCTGTGGAGCTGTCGCGAGCCAGGTTGAGTTACTACCAGTTGCAGGAAGAATATCGCCGCGCGAATGTGCAGCTGGCAACGCTGACGGGCAGGCCGATCAATGAAATGCAGATCGATACTGTTTTTAATGCGCGGCTACTGCTAGGCGAGCCGTTGCCCAGTGACGTGCAGTCTGGACATCCGCTGCTGCGCTATCGGGATAACCTGCTGACGCGCCAGAATGCGGAGATCGATTTGATCCGAAAGTCGGCGCTGCCGAGGGTTTCGCTGCTTACTTCCGTCTGGGCAAGGGGAACAAGTCTGGACATCGACAACAACTTTGGTCCGTTGGGCCGCGGCTTCGGTTACAGCCGGAGCAATTTTCTGGTGGGCGTCGCTGCTACGGTGAACCTCACGGATTTCAAACGTGCAAAGACCCGCACAAATCAGCAACAATGGCGGGTCCGCGAGGCCACGAGTCTGCTCAATGTCGAAAAATTGCAGCTTCAAAATACGGTTACCATGGCCGATTCGGTGATGGCGACGATCCGGCTCGCTTTGCAGGAATTGCCTGTAACCCTACGCTCAGCCAATGCGGCCTATCAACAGCGGTTATCCTTATATAACAATGGGATCGAAAACATCCTTGCGCTGACCGACGCCTTGCAGCTCCTGACCCGAACTGAAAGACAGGTCATTGAAGTACAGCGACGCGCGGTTTCGGCACGGTTGCAGAAAGCTTACGCAACCAGCGATTTCGATCCGTTTTTTCAACTTTTCCGTCGACCCTAA